In the Phaeobacter gallaeciensis genome, one interval contains:
- the tldD gene encoding metalloprotease TldD → METTAYRPFETSLPEDEALGVLRSATQGADDGEIFAERRKSEALVFDDGRLRSASYDASEGFGLRAVNGDVAGYAHSTDVSISALTRAAETARLAVGDGGGTYAEPPAATNRHLYADTDPISALPFPVKVETLREIDAFARDLDPRVVQVSATLAASLQEVEILRADGVRVRDVRPMTRLNVSVIVEQDGRRESGSAGGGGRVGLDGLIDPVSWQAKAREALRIALVNLKAVPAPAGEMEVVLGPGWPGILLHEAIGHGLEGDFNRKGSSAFAGLMGQRIASPGVTVLDDGTIPDRRGSITVDDEGTPSQKTTLIEDGILVGFMQDRQNARLMGVEATGNGRRQSYAHAPMPRMTNTYMMGGDADPADLVAGIKDGIWAVGFGGGQVDITNGKFVFSCTEAYRVQNGKVGAPVKGATLIGDGATALQQIRALGNDMELDPGMGNCGKAGQWVPVGVGQPSVLMGGLTVGGAAI, encoded by the coding sequence ATGGAAACCACGGCCTACCGCCCGTTTGAGACCAGCCTCCCCGAGGATGAGGCGCTTGGCGTGCTGCGCAGCGCCACTCAAGGGGCCGACGATGGCGAGATTTTTGCCGAGCGGCGCAAATCGGAGGCGCTGGTGTTTGATGACGGGCGGCTGCGCAGCGCCAGTTACGATGCCTCCGAAGGCTTTGGCTTGCGGGCGGTCAATGGGGATGTGGCGGGCTACGCCCATTCCACCGACGTGTCGATCAGCGCTCTGACCCGCGCCGCGGAAACGGCGCGCCTTGCGGTGGGCGATGGCGGCGGCACCTATGCCGAACCACCTGCGGCCACCAACAGACATCTTTACGCCGACACCGATCCGATCAGCGCTCTGCCCTTCCCGGTGAAGGTCGAGACCCTGCGCGAGATCGACGCGTTCGCCCGCGATCTGGATCCTCGGGTGGTTCAGGTCTCGGCGACGCTGGCGGCCTCCTTGCAAGAGGTAGAGATCCTGCGCGCCGACGGGGTGCGGGTGCGCGACGTGCGCCCGATGACCCGGCTCAATGTCTCGGTGATCGTGGAACAGGACGGCCGCCGCGAAAGTGGCTCGGCCGGAGGCGGTGGTCGGGTTGGTCTGGACGGGTTGATTGATCCCGTTAGTTGGCAGGCCAAAGCCCGCGAAGCGCTGCGAATCGCGCTGGTCAATCTTAAAGCAGTGCCCGCCCCTGCCGGGGAGATGGAAGTCGTGCTTGGGCCGGGCTGGCCGGGCATCCTCTTGCACGAGGCCATCGGTCACGGTCTTGAGGGCGATTTCAACCGCAAGGGCAGTTCGGCCTTTGCCGGGCTGATGGGGCAGCGGATCGCCTCCCCGGGAGTCACAGTGCTTGACGATGGCACCATCCCGGATCGGCGCGGCTCGATTACGGTCGACGATGAAGGTACCCCTAGCCAGAAAACCACTCTGATCGAGGACGGCATTCTGGTTGGCTTTATGCAGGACCGCCAGAACGCCCGCCTGATGGGGGTTGAGGCCACCGGCAACGGACGCAGGCAAAGCTATGCCCACGCCCCCATGCCGCGGATGACCAACACCTATATGATGGGCGGCGATGCCGATCCGGCAGACCTGGTGGCCGGAATCAAGGACGGGATCTGGGCCGTGGGATTCGGCGGTGGCCAGGTAGACATCACCAACGGCAAGTTCGTGTTTTCCTGCACCGAGGCCTACCGCGTGCAGAACGGCAAGGTCGGCGCACCGGTGAAGGGCGCAACCCTGATCGGCGATGGTGCCACCGCGCTGCAGCAGATTCGCGCCCTCGGCAACGACATGGAACTGGATCCCGGCATGGGCAATTGCGGTAAAGCAGGCCAATGGGTACCCGTCGGAGTCGGCCAACCCTCTGTTCTGATGGGGGGACTCACCGTTGGCGGGGCCGCAATATAG
- the coxB gene encoding cytochrome c oxidase subunit II, with translation MKNALMLSGLFAGLSSLPATAQEGLESIGKPTNGGLGFQPAATELAEGIHMLDGLILVIITAICVFVAGLLLFAIVRFNKRANPNAAQFTHHTPIEIAWTVIPILILVFIGSFSLPELFRQQEIPEADVTIKVTGYQWYWGYEYVDHEFGYESFLLAKDELADYGYAEDEYLLATDTAVVVPVGKTIVMQVTGADVIHSWAMPAFGVKQDAVPGRLAELWFKPTKEGIYFGQCSELCGKDHAYMPITVKVVSQEAYDAWLDGAIEEYAGLPQSYQVASN, from the coding sequence ATGAAGAATGCTTTGATGCTTTCGGGCCTTTTCGCTGGCCTCTCAAGCCTTCCAGCCACAGCGCAAGAAGGTCTTGAATCCATTGGTAAGCCGACCAACGGCGGTCTGGGTTTCCAGCCGGCCGCAACTGAACTGGCGGAAGGCATTCACATGCTGGACGGGCTGATCCTGGTGATCATCACCGCCATCTGCGTTTTTGTGGCTGGTTTGCTGCTGTTCGCAATCGTTCGCTTCAACAAGCGCGCGAACCCCAACGCGGCGCAGTTCACCCACCACACTCCGATCGAAATCGCATGGACCGTGATCCCGATCCTGATCCTGGTTTTCATCGGCTCCTTCTCGCTGCCGGAACTGTTCCGCCAGCAGGAAATTCCCGAAGCCGACGTCACCATCAAAGTAACCGGCTACCAGTGGTACTGGGGCTATGAATACGTCGACCACGAGTTTGGCTATGAAAGCTTCCTCCTCGCCAAGGACGAACTGGCCGATTACGGCTATGCCGAGGACGAGTACCTGCTGGCAACCGACACCGCTGTTGTTGTCCCCGTTGGCAAGACCATCGTGATGCAGGTGACCGGCGCCGACGTGATCCACTCCTGGGCGATGCCTGCCTTCGGCGTGAAGCAGGACGCGGTTCCCGGCCGTCTGGCTGAACTGTGGTTCAAGCCCACCAAAGAAGGCATCTACTTCGGTCAGTGCTCTGAACTCTGCGGCAAGGACCACGCCTATATGCCGATCACTGTAAAAGTGGTCAGCCAGGAAGCCTATGACGCATGGCTGGACGGCGCGATCGAGGAATATGCGGGTCTGCCGCAGTCCTATCAGGTTGCCTCCAACTGA
- the cyoE gene encoding heme o synthase: MSDASINASTIREDEPSFGDYFALLKPRVMSLVVFTALVGLLAAPVGVHPVIGFAAILFIAIGGGASGALNMWWDADIDQVMKRTKSRPIPAGKVDKGEALSLGLALSGLSCIMLGLATNLFAGAFLAFTIFFYVVIYTMWLKRATPQNIVIGGAAGAFPPVIGWIAATGTMSVEPWLMFALTFMWTPPHFWALALFMRSDYDDAGVPMLTVTHGRRATRVHILVYTILLAVLAVGTGFSGIGGPVYLAVAVVLNALFLHGAWKIFRRDEDDSEADNFKAERSFFKLSLLYLFLHFGAILVEALLKPYGLGGW, translated from the coding sequence ATGAGCGACGCAAGCATCAATGCCAGCACCATCCGCGAAGACGAGCCCAGCTTTGGCGATTATTTCGCCCTGCTGAAGCCGCGCGTGATGTCACTGGTCGTGTTTACGGCCCTCGTCGGCCTGCTGGCTGCTCCGGTTGGTGTCCATCCGGTCATCGGATTTGCCGCGATTCTGTTCATTGCCATCGGTGGTGGCGCCTCTGGCGCGCTCAACATGTGGTGGGATGCGGATATCGATCAGGTGATGAAACGTACCAAGTCGCGCCCGATTCCCGCAGGCAAGGTCGACAAGGGCGAGGCGCTGAGCCTTGGCTTGGCGCTTTCGGGCCTTTCCTGCATCATGCTGGGACTGGCGACGAACCTCTTTGCCGGTGCGTTTCTGGCCTTCACTATCTTCTTTTACGTCGTCATCTACACCATGTGGCTGAAGCGGGCGACGCCGCAGAACATCGTCATCGGCGGTGCCGCCGGGGCCTTCCCGCCGGTGATCGGCTGGATCGCCGCCACCGGCACCATGTCGGTTGAACCCTGGCTGATGTTCGCGCTGACCTTCATGTGGACGCCGCCGCACTTCTGGGCGCTGGCGCTGTTCATGCGCTCGGATTACGATGATGCTGGCGTTCCGATGCTGACCGTGACCCACGGTCGCCGCGCCACCCGCGTTCATATCCTCGTCTACACCATCCTGCTGGCGGTTCTGGCTGTGGGCACCGGGTTCTCGGGCATCGGTGGTCCGGTCTATCTGGCCGTGGCCGTGGTACTGAACGCGCTGTTCCTGCACGGCGCCTGGAAGATCTTCCGCCGCGATGAGGACGACAGCGAGGCCGACAATTTCAAGGCTGAGCGCAGCTTCTTCAAGCTGTCGCTGCTCTACCTCTTTTTGCACTTCGGCGCGATTCTCGTCGAAGCCCTGTTGAAACCCTATGGTCTGGGAGGCTGGTAA
- a CDS encoding cytochrome C oxidase assembly protein: MALRKEHELHKRRLGRNMGVGLLLGAFVVLVLALTMVKVTSNGFKFPQTQSQAGQG, encoded by the coding sequence ATGGCTTTGCGCAAGGAACATGAACTGCACAAACGGCGTCTCGGGCGCAACATGGGCGTTGGCCTGCTGCTGGGCGCCTTTGTGGTGCTGGTTCTGGCTCTGACCATGGTCAAGGTCACCTCGAACGGCTTCAAATTCCCCCAGACCCAATCACAGGCGGGGCAGGGCTGA
- a CDS encoding cytochrome c oxidase assembly protein, with protein MAIKGPQKTVLQLVGVVALMGGLSWASVPFYDWFCRVTGFGGVTGVAEQGADTVLDQTITVRFDGSKERDMPWEFKPVQREMELKIGETGLAFYEAYNPTDHPVAGQAAYNVTPYSAGGYFEKIACFCFTEQVLQPGERVQMPVTFFVDPEIVNDRDAKYVHTITLSYTFYEIDLPEGYAALDTGDKAGAGITTN; from the coding sequence ATGGCGATCAAAGGACCTCAGAAAACGGTTCTGCAACTGGTCGGCGTGGTCGCGCTGATGGGCGGGCTGTCCTGGGCATCGGTGCCCTTCTATGACTGGTTCTGCCGGGTCACCGGATTTGGCGGCGTCACCGGCGTGGCCGAGCAAGGCGCGGATACTGTGCTGGATCAGACCATCACGGTGCGCTTTGACGGTTCCAAGGAACGCGACATGCCCTGGGAGTTCAAACCCGTGCAGCGCGAGATGGAGCTGAAGATCGGCGAGACCGGTCTGGCCTTCTACGAAGCATACAATCCAACCGACCACCCCGTCGCGGGGCAGGCAGCGTATAACGTGACGCCTTATTCGGCCGGTGGCTACTTTGAGAAAATCGCCTGTTTCTGCTTCACAGAGCAGGTGCTGCAACCGGGGGAGCGGGTGCAGATGCCCGTGACCTTCTTTGTGGATCCGGAAATCGTCAACGACCGGGACGCAAAATACGTGCATACGATCACGCTTTCGTACACGTTCTATGAAATCGATCTGCCCGAGGGCTATGCCGCTCTCGACACCGGTGATAAAGCCGGGGCAGGCATAACCACGAACTAG
- a CDS encoding cytochrome c oxidase subunit 3 yields the protein MAHAKNHDFHILPPSIWPFLGSVGGFAMLFGAVLWMHGITAWLFWGGLAMVLYVMFAWWSEVVAESRQGDHTPVVRIGLRYGFILFVMSEVMFFFAWFWSFFKHAIYPMETYVGTSYVQPDIYPVDAFHLPLINTLVLLLSGCAVTWAHHALVHNNDRKALVQGLSIGIVLGLFFTFLQGYEYAHLLHEGWEFGADEFYSNFFMATGFHGFHVIIGTIFLTVCLIRALKGDFTPEQHVGFEAAAWYWHFVDVVWLFLFVAVYVWGTAGLAH from the coding sequence ATGGCGCATGCTAAAAATCACGACTTTCATATTCTGCCGCCGTCGATCTGGCCGTTTCTGGGCTCCGTAGGCGGGTTTGCAATGCTGTTCGGCGCAGTGCTGTGGATGCATGGCATCACGGCATGGCTGTTCTGGGGCGGCCTGGCGATGGTGCTCTATGTCATGTTCGCCTGGTGGTCCGAAGTGGTGGCCGAAAGCCGTCAGGGCGATCACACCCCGGTGGTCCGCATCGGCCTGCGTTATGGCTTCATCCTCTTCGTGATGTCCGAGGTGATGTTCTTCTTCGCCTGGTTCTGGTCGTTCTTCAAACACGCCATCTACCCGATGGAAACCTATGTCGGCACCTCCTATGTGCAGCCCGACATCTACCCGGTTGACGCCTTCCATCTGCCGCTGATCAACACCCTGGTCCTGCTGCTGTCCGGCTGTGCCGTGACCTGGGCGCACCACGCACTGGTGCACAACAACGACCGCAAGGCGCTGGTTCAGGGCCTGTCCATCGGTATCGTTCTGGGCCTCTTCTTCACCTTCCTGCAGGGCTATGAATACGCGCACCTGCTGCACGAAGGCTGGGAATTCGGCGCTGATGAGTTCTACTCGAACTTCTTCATGGCCACCGGTTTCCACGGTTTCCACGTGATCATCGGCACCATCTTCCTGACGGTTTGCCTTATCCGTGCGCTGAAAGGTGACTTCACCCCCGAGCAGCACGTCGGTTTCGAGGCCGCTGCCTGGTACTGGCACTTCGTTGACGTTGTCTGGCTGTTCCTCTTCGTAGCGGTCTACGTCTGGGGCACCGCGGGTCTGGCGCACTAA
- a CDS encoding SURF1 family protein gives MRRFIFLSLVGGLGLLALLSLGIWQMQRLAWKEDILATIEARIADAPGPLPEVLEPERDKYLPVRLEGEILPGELHVLTSIQGTGAGYRVIAPFVTDGGRRLLLDRGFIIASRKDETRTIGSATVIGNLHWPVEVDGFTPEPDTEKNIWYARDVAPMAAELGTEPAMVILRELRSDVVDVGATLPQPVTMSGIANDHLQYALTWFSLAFIWAAMTAYFLWRNRAKSEG, from the coding sequence ATGCGGCGGTTTATCTTTCTATCCCTTGTTGGCGGGCTGGGCCTATTGGCGCTGCTATCGCTTGGGATCTGGCAGATGCAGCGCCTGGCCTGGAAGGAAGATATCCTGGCCACCATCGAAGCGCGCATTGCGGATGCCCCCGGCCCTTTGCCCGAGGTGCTGGAGCCAGAGCGTGACAAATACTTGCCTGTGCGTCTTGAGGGCGAGATCCTGCCGGGTGAATTGCACGTTCTGACCTCGATCCAGGGCACCGGCGCGGGCTATCGCGTTATCGCGCCTTTCGTGACCGACGGCGGTCGTCGCCTGCTGCTGGACCGTGGCTTCATCATCGCCAGCCGCAAGGATGAAACCCGCACCATCGGTTCCGCGACCGTGATCGGCAACCTGCACTGGCCGGTCGAGGTGGACGGGTTCACACCGGAGCCGGACACGGAAAAGAACATCTGGTATGCCCGCGACGTTGCGCCGATGGCGGCAGAACTGGGCACCGAACCGGCGATGGTGATCCTGCGCGAGCTGCGCTCGGATGTGGTCGATGTCGGCGCGACCCTGCCGCAGCCCGTTACCATGTCGGGCATTGCCAATGACCACTTGCAATATGCACTCACCTGGTTTTCGCTGGCCTTTATCTGGGCCGCGATGACCGCCTATTTCCTGTGGCGCAACCGCGCCAAATCCGAAGGCTGA
- the thrC gene encoding threonine synthase → MKYISTRGQAPELTFEEAMLTGLARDGGLYVPAEIPQMSHDEIAALSGLSYEETAFRVMRPFLGDCFTDDEFREIIAKAYAGFGHAARAPLKQLAPNHFLLELFHGPTLAFKDFAMQLIGQLFEVALKRRGESVTIVGATSGDTGSAAIEAFRGLDAVNVFILYPHGRVSEVQRRQMTTPADSNVHALAVEGDFDDCQAAVKDMFNDFEFRDSVRLAGVNSINFARVLAQVVYYFSSAVSLGAPHRKISYTVPTGNFGDIFAGYIAKQMGLPIEQLVVATNQNDILHRCLSGQGYFKGDTIPSISPSMDIQVSSNFERALFYAYGQDGAAVGQLMNELKTGGFNVSQGAMQALQETYVSGRASEEETMATIKSEWAASGELLCPHGAVGVKVANQLRVADIPMVTLATAHPAKFPAAVEEASGIHPPLPARMADLYERDERVTRIDNDLAALEAHIRKNIAN, encoded by the coding sequence ATGAAATACATCTCCACCCGCGGGCAGGCGCCCGAGCTGACGTTCGAAGAGGCGATGCTGACCGGGCTGGCCCGCGACGGCGGCCTGTATGTGCCCGCCGAGATCCCGCAGATGAGCCATGATGAGATCGCGGCCCTGTCGGGCCTGTCTTACGAGGAAACTGCCTTCCGGGTGATGCGCCCCTTCCTCGGCGATTGCTTCACCGATGACGAATTCCGCGAGATCATCGCCAAGGCCTATGCCGGGTTTGGTCACGCTGCCCGCGCGCCGCTGAAACAGCTGGCGCCCAATCATTTCCTGTTGGAGCTGTTCCACGGCCCGACCCTCGCGTTCAAGGATTTCGCGATGCAGCTGATCGGTCAGCTCTTCGAAGTCGCCCTGAAACGCCGCGGCGAAAGCGTGACCATCGTCGGCGCCACCTCTGGCGATACCGGCTCTGCCGCGATTGAAGCTTTCCGGGGGCTGGATGCGGTCAATGTCTTCATCCTTTACCCCCATGGCCGCGTCAGCGAGGTGCAGCGCCGCCAGATGACAACCCCTGCGGACAGCAACGTGCACGCGCTGGCGGTCGAAGGCGACTTCGACGACTGTCAGGCGGCGGTCAAGGACATGTTCAATGATTTTGAGTTCCGCGACAGCGTGCGCCTTGCCGGGGTGAACTCGATCAACTTTGCCCGCGTGCTGGCGCAGGTGGTCTATTACTTCTCCTCCGCCGTCAGCCTTGGCGCGCCGCATCGCAAGATCAGCTACACCGTGCCCACGGGCAACTTTGGTGACATCTTCGCCGGCTATATCGCGAAACAGATGGGCCTGCCCATCGAGCAGCTGGTGGTCGCCACCAACCAGAACGACATTCTGCACCGCTGCCTCTCGGGGCAGGGCTATTTCAAGGGCGACACCATCCCCTCGATCAGCCCGTCGATGGACATTCAGGTCTCATCCAACTTTGAACGGGCGCTGTTCTATGCCTACGGGCAGGATGGCGCCGCCGTCGGTCAGCTGATGAATGAGCTGAAAACCGGTGGTTTCAACGTCAGCCAGGGCGCCATGCAGGCGCTGCAGGAGACCTATGTTTCGGGCCGGGCCTCGGAAGAAGAAACCATGGCGACGATCAAATCCGAATGGGCCGCCTCGGGCGAACTGCTGTGCCCCCACGGCGCCGTTGGTGTGAAGGTTGCAAACCAGTTGCGCGTTGCCGATATCCCCATGGTGACGCTGGCGACGGCCCACCCGGCGAAATTCCCAGCCGCGGTGGAAGAGGCGAGTGGTATCCACCCGCCGCTGCCCGCCCGCATGGCGGATCTTTATGAGCGCGACGAGCGCGTCACCCGCATCGACAACGATCTGGCCGCCCTTGAGGCGCATATCAGAAAGAACATCGCGAATTGA
- a CDS encoding M16 family metallopeptidase, which produces MTVQQHTLANGFRIVSENMPGLESASIGIWVTAGGRHERPEQNGIAHFLEHMAFKGTKTRSALQIAEAIEDVGGYINAYTSREVTAYYARVLKDDVPLAMDVIGDILLNPVFDPREIEVERGVILQEIGQALDTPDDVIFDWLQEESYRDQALGRTILGPAERIRSFSRNDLQGFVDQHYGPGQMILAAAGAVDHDALVRLAEAQFGHMAPRPVPEPDAARFTGGGEARRDKQLEQAHFALALESPGYRDDEIYTAQIYASALGGGMSSRLFQEIREKRGLCYTIFAQAGAYADTGSTTIYAGTSGDQLADLAHITIDEMKRAAEDMREDEVARARAQMKAGMLMGLESPSNRAERLARLVQIWDRVPPLEDTVARIDAVTVAGVRALAERLAVAAPAALALYGPVADAPSLARLQERRAA; this is translated from the coding sequence TTGACAGTTCAGCAACACACACTCGCCAACGGGTTCCGCATCGTTTCGGAGAACATGCCGGGGCTGGAATCCGCCTCTATCGGGATCTGGGTGACAGCAGGCGGCCGCCACGAGCGGCCTGAACAGAATGGGATCGCCCATTTTCTTGAGCATATGGCCTTCAAGGGGACTAAGACCCGGTCGGCGCTGCAGATTGCCGAGGCGATCGAGGATGTGGGCGGCTATATCAACGCCTATACCAGCCGCGAGGTTACAGCCTATTACGCGCGGGTTCTGAAGGATGACGTGCCGCTGGCGATGGATGTGATCGGGGATATCCTGCTCAATCCGGTGTTCGACCCGCGTGAGATTGAGGTCGAGCGCGGGGTGATCCTGCAGGAGATCGGTCAGGCGCTGGATACGCCGGACGATGTGATCTTTGATTGGTTGCAGGAAGAAAGCTATCGCGATCAGGCGCTGGGGCGCACTATTCTGGGCCCGGCGGAACGCATTCGCAGCTTTTCTCGTAATGACCTGCAAGGCTTTGTCGATCAGCACTACGGACCGGGACAGATGATTCTGGCTGCGGCCGGTGCGGTGGATCACGACGCGCTGGTGCGGCTGGCCGAGGCGCAGTTCGGCCATATGGCGCCACGACCAGTGCCGGAACCGGATGCCGCGCGCTTTACCGGTGGCGGCGAGGCGCGGCGGGATAAGCAGCTGGAGCAGGCTCATTTTGCGCTGGCTCTTGAAAGCCCCGGCTACCGCGATGATGAGATCTACACCGCGCAGATCTATGCCAGCGCCCTTGGCGGCGGCATGTCCTCGCGCCTGTTCCAGGAAATCCGCGAAAAGCGGGGTCTTTGCTATACCATCTTTGCGCAGGCAGGCGCCTATGCGGATACCGGGTCGACGACGATTTATGCAGGGACTTCGGGCGATCAGCTTGCCGATCTGGCGCATATCACCATCGACGAAATGAAGCGCGCCGCCGAAGATATGCGCGAAGACGAGGTTGCGCGTGCGCGCGCCCAGATGAAGGCCGGCATGCTGATGGGGCTGGAAAGCCCGTCGAACCGCGCCGAACGTCTGGCCCGTCTGGTGCAGATCTGGGACCGGGTGCCGCCGTTGGAGGATACCGTGGCCCGCATTGATGCGGTAACCGTCGCCGGGGTGCGGGCTTTGGCCGAACGCCTTGCGGTCGCGGCACCGGCGGCGTTGGCGCTTTATGGTCCGGTCGCAGATGCGCCCAGTCTGGCGCGGCTGCAGGAGAGGCGCGCTGCCTGA
- a CDS encoding GNAT family N-acetyltransferase has product MLLSRRKVRLETERLTLRPPVHGDFHGWAALRLQSQDYLVPWEPVWAPDHLSRKAFTNRVYWAQRAVSSGSALPLFLVRRSDQTLVGAITLDNIRRGPAQAGTLGYWTGQPFARRGYMAEAIGAVVHHAFGKLDLSRIEAACLPENVASRGLLERSGFKYEGVAQSYLQINGRWRTHVLYASLRHDRRGKTLVGQA; this is encoded by the coding sequence ATGCTGCTGTCCCGCCGTAAAGTCCGGCTTGAAACAGAACGTCTGACGCTCAGACCGCCGGTGCATGGCGATTTTCACGGCTGGGCGGCGCTGCGGCTGCAAAGCCAGGACTACCTTGTCCCTTGGGAGCCGGTCTGGGCGCCGGATCACCTCAGCCGCAAGGCCTTTACCAACCGGGTCTACTGGGCGCAGCGGGCGGTGTCCTCCGGCTCGGCGCTGCCGCTGTTCCTGGTCCGGCGCTCGGATCAGACGCTGGTGGGGGCGATCACGCTGGATAATATCCGCCGCGGTCCAGCGCAGGCGGGTACCCTTGGATACTGGACCGGGCAGCCCTTTGCGCGGCGTGGTTACATGGCCGAGGCGATTGGCGCGGTGGTGCATCATGCCTTTGGCAAGCTGGACCTCAGCCGGATCGAGGCAGCCTGCTTGCCGGAAAACGTGGCTTCGCGCGGTTTGCTAGAACGCTCAGGCTTCAAATACGAAGGCGTGGCGCAATCCTATCTGCAGATCAATGGCCGCTGGCGCACGCATGTGCTCTACGCCTCGCTGCGCCACGATAGGCGCGGTAAGACCCTGGTTGGTCAGGCTTAG
- a CDS encoding MBL fold metallo-hydrolase: MRVFAQYLVSLVVSAIFAAPLAAQERRASHCIALAEAAPGIAYLHKASWQDPVPEHSVRIRYLSHASFLIQTEGGLNVVTDFTGFTGSADFIPDVVTMNHAHETHWTAHPDPAIPHVLEGWGAFGEGIRHHLDLGEMLIRNVPTDIRSAYSDGVEVAGNSIFVFEVAGLCIGHLGHLHHVPTPEQFAALGRLDVVMAAVDGGMTLALPEMVEVLNRLRSSVILPMHWFTDYSLERFLSQIGPEFDVVQDGAADITVSLRSLPDRPTIHVLRPSYLRKDE, translated from the coding sequence ATGCGTGTTTTTGCTCAGTATCTGGTTTCGCTCGTAGTCTCGGCAATCTTCGCCGCTCCGCTGGCCGCGCAGGAGCGCCGGGCCAGCCATTGCATTGCTCTCGCTGAGGCGGCCCCAGGGATCGCCTATCTGCACAAGGCCAGTTGGCAGGACCCGGTGCCGGAACATTCGGTGCGGATCCGGTATCTGTCGCACGCCAGTTTCCTGATTCAGACCGAAGGTGGACTGAACGTGGTGACCGATTTCACCGGTTTTACCGGATCGGCCGACTTCATCCCGGATGTGGTCACCATGAACCATGCCCATGAAACCCATTGGACCGCCCATCCCGATCCGGCCATTCCGCATGTGCTGGAAGGCTGGGGCGCCTTTGGGGAGGGGATCCGCCATCATCTGGATCTTGGTGAAATGCTGATCCGCAACGTGCCCACCGATATCCGCTCTGCTTACAGCGATGGGGTCGAGGTGGCCGGGAATTCGATCTTTGTGTTTGAGGTCGCAGGGCTGTGTATCGGGCATCTGGGCCATCTGCACCACGTGCCGACGCCCGAGCAATTCGCGGCGCTGGGGCGGCTTGATGTGGTGATGGCCGCCGTGGATGGGGGCATGACCCTGGCGCTGCCTGAAATGGTCGAGGTGTTGAACCGGCTGCGGTCCTCGGTAATCCTGCCGATGCATTGGTTCACCGATTACTCGCTGGAGCGTTTCCTGTCGCAGATCGGGCCGGAGTTCGATGTGGTGCAGGATGGCGCGGCAGATATCACCGTGTCGCTGCGCAGCCTGCCGGACAGGCCGACGATCCATGTGCTGCGCCCCTCTTATCTGCGCAAAGACGAGTAA